From Bacillus oleivorans:
AACTCTTGAGCTAAAATTTTGGCTGCTTTAGCCCCCACATGACGGATGCCTAAACCAAATAGAAGCTTTTCAAGCGAGTTTTCCTTTGATTTTTCAATCGCATCTAATAAGTTCTGAGCCGATTTTTCTCCCATTCTTTCCAGGTTAACAAGCTGATCAAATTGAAGACGGTATATATCAGCCACATCTTCAATTAAGTTTTCTTTAAATAATTGAGTGATTACTTTTTCACCGAGACCGTCAATATTCATTGCGTCTCTTGAAACGAAGTGAATTAAACCTTCCCGAATTTGTGCCGGGCATTTCGGATTTATACAGCGCACTGCTACTTCCCCGTCTAAATGAACAAGTTCACTGTGACATTCCGGGCATTCCTTTGGCATTGAAAATGACTGTTCTTCACCGGTTCTTTTTTCAGCTAATACTTTAACGACCTCTGGAATGATGTCTCCCGCTTTTTTAATGACTACATAATCCCCAATTTTAATATCTTTTTCACGGATCAGATCTTCATTGTGAAGAGAAGCCCGTTTTACGGTTGTACCGGCTACTTTTACAGGTTCTAATATAGCGGTAGGCGTTACCACCCCTGTTCTCCCTACAGTTAATTCAATACCTGTCAGCTTCGTCACAACCTCTTCAGCCGGAAATTTATAGGCAATCGCCCAGCGCGGACTTTTAGCAGTCGTTCCCAGCTCCTCCTGCTGCTGAAGGGAATCTACTTTAATGACGATTCCATCAATTTCATAAGGCAATGAAGCCCGTTTCTCGACCCAACTGTTCACATATTCCAACACATCATCAATCGTCGGGCAGACACGTCTTTCTTTGTTCGTTTTAAAGCCTAGTTTCTCTAGCAGCTCTAAGCCTTCACTATGTGACTCGACCCCGGTTGTACCGATATCTCCTATCGCATATAAAAAGACGTCCAGATTTCTCGAAGCGGCAATTTTCGGATCTAATTGGCGCAGTGATCCGGCTGCAGCGTTCCGAGGGTTTGCGAAAGGCTCCTCTCCATTTACTTCTTTTATTTCGTTGAGTGCATGGAAAGATCGTTTTGGCATATAAGCCTCACCTCTTACTTCGAGAGATACAGGCTCTGTTAATTTTAATGGAATCGATTTAATCGTGCGCAGATTAGCGGTAATGTCCTCACCAATTGTTCCGTCACCCCGGGTAGCGCCTTGGACAAATTGCCCATCCTCATAGCGAAGCGACACAGCCAGTCCATCAATTTTCAGTTCACAAACGTATTGATAACGGTCACCTACTGCCTGTCTTACTTTTCGGTCAAAATCTCTTAAATCGGCTTCATTAAAAGCATTGCCAAGACTCAGCATAGGTGTCCGATGCTGTACCTTTTCAAATGCATCCAATACATTCCCGCCCACACGCCCGGTAGGTGAATCCGGTGTTTTGAGATGAGGATACTTTTCTTCTAATTGGATTAACTCTTTTAACAAACGGTCATATTCACTATCTGGCACTGAAGGTTTATCGAGCACATGGTATTCATAATTATATTGGTTTAACAGATCCTGAAGCTCTTTGACCCTTTTTTCAGCTTGTACCTGCTCCATATTCGCTCCTCGCTTTCTTTGCCCTTATACCTTTTCAATTGGTGCAAATGTAGCCAAAAGCCGCTTTACACCCTGACTCGGGAAGGCAATATCTAATTCCTTTCCTTCCCCTTCGCCTTTTACACTTACAACGGTACCAGGACCCCATTTTTTATGGTTGACCTTGTCGCCCACCTTCCAATCCAGTTCATCATTTCCTGTCTTTTGCGGTCTTTGCACAGGCTGTGTAAATGGAGAGCTGACCTTTTTATTAGATACACTAGAAAAAGAAGGACTGGTTTTCTCTTGCATATTTAAAAACTCGATTAAATCTGCGGGAATCTCTTTAATAAAACGGCTCTCCAGATTAAAGTTCGTCCTCCCAAATAACGTCCGCATTTCAGCGCTGGTTAAGTAAAGCTGCTCTTCAGCCCTTGTAATCCCCACATACGCCAGGCGCCGCTCTTCCTCCATCTCATCCTCTTCCATGAGGGACCGGCTATGCGGAAAGACGCCTTCCTCCATACCAAGCAAGAAGACAACAGGAAATTCAAGACCTTTAGCTGAGTGTAGCGTCATCAACGTAACGTTGCCATCATTGGTGTCCTGTTCATCCAAGCGGTCAATGTCTGCCACTAACGCTAAATCCGTTAAGAATGCGATTAAACTTTTATCGTCTTCGTTTCTTTCTTCAAAGCTTTTCGTTACAGATAAAAATTCTTCAAGGTTTTCCAGCCTGCTTTGAGCTTCTAGTGAGTTTTCTGCTTTAAGCATTTCCTCGTATCCTGTCTTTTCAATAACCTCTTCTGTTAGCTCTGTTACCGATAAATAGTCCTGCATGTTAGAAAACTGATTTATAAATTGGTGGAAATCTGCTGCAGCTTGAGTAATTTTCGGGGAAAGACCGATAAAATCAACTTCGCCTAGTGCCTGATACAAACTCATATCACGCTGAGCTGCATAATTTGCAATTTTATCAAGAGAACTGGCACCGATTCCTCTTTTCGGTACATTGATAATTCGCTCAAGACTTATATCATCGTCTGGATTTGAAATTAGCCGTAAATACGCCAAAATATCCTTAATCTCTTTGCGATCGTAGAACTTTGTTCCGCCTACAATAGAATAAGAGATATTTGATTTAAGAAGAACTTCCTCCATAACACGCGACTGGGCATTCGTTCTGTATAAAATCGCAATATCAGAACTCGAATATTCGCCTGATTTGACTAGTTCATTAATTTTACCGGCAACAAATTGTGCCTCTCCCTGCTCATTAAGAGCTTTGTAGTAAGCGATTTTATTCCCTTCACTATTTTCCGTCCAAAGATTTTTTGACTTACGATGAAGGTTGTTGGCAATCACTGTATTAGCAGCCTGCAAAATTCTCTTTGTCGAACGGTAATTCTGTTCTAATAAAATTACCTTTGCCTTTGGATAGTCTTTTTCAAATGATAAAATATTGGCAATATCTGCACCGCGCCAGCGATAAATCGACTGATCGGAATCGCCAACGACACAAAGGTTCTCAAATCTTTGGGCTAATTTCTTTACCAGCATATATTGAGCCCGGTTCGTATCCTGGTATTCATCCACATGAATGTACTGAAATTTGCGCTGATAATATCCTAAAACCTCAGGAACGCGGTCAAACAGCTTAATAGTGATCATAATTAAATCATCAAAATCAAGAGCATGATTCTTTCGCAGCCTCTTTTGATATTCCTTATAAACCTTTGCTACCAGTTCATCATAGTAGCCGCCCTGGTTTTGTTCAAAAGTATCTGCATCAATTAATTCATTTTTTGCAGACGAAATCGAACCGAGCAGCATCCTTGGGTCAAATTTTTTCGAATCAATATTTAAATCTTTAAGAATTCCTTTTATAACAGATAATTGGTCTGTTGTATCTAAAATCGAAAAATTACGATTGTACCCAATTCTGTCGATGTCACGGCGAAGAATCCGCACACACATAGAGTGAAAGGTTGAGATCCACATTTCCTCAGCAGCTAATGCGACGATTTTTTGCAATCTCTCTTTCATTTCACGAGCTGCTTTATTGGTAAATGTAATCGCTAAAATATTGTAAGGATTTACCCCTTTTTCCACCAGTAAATAACCGATGCGGTGTGTTAAAACTCTTGTTTTCCCACTGCCGGCTCCTGCCATTATAAGTAATGGACCATCTGTTGTTTTGACGGCCAGTTTTTGCTGGTCATTCAAACCTTCTAACAGTCGATTCGTTAAAAATTGCATGTATTCTTCCTCCAATTAAAGGAACATTTGTTCTATTTATTAACTATATCATACAGAAATACTCAGTTGAATGCTTTACTTTTTTTAAGTTTTTTACAATCCTTTACAGCTGCAACTGTTTGGAGAGCGGTATTCGTATCTTCATAAATAAGATTGCCAACCACGATGACATCAGCGCGTTCAGCCATCTGTTTAGCCTGATCAGCATTCTCAATTCCTCCGCCATAAAAAAGAACAGTTTTTTCTAATTTCTGATAAACTTGTCCAACGAGAGCTGGGTCTCCATATATCCCGCTATATTCAAGATAGAAAATCGGCAGATGAAACATTTTTTCTGCAATCGTTGCATAGGCAAGGACATCTTCATCATGGATAAGCTTAGACTCAGTCGCTTGGAACGCTTTACTGTCGGGATTCAGCATACAATAGCCTTCAACCATCATTTCATCCCAATTAATAAATTCACCGTAGTTCTTGACCGCTTCTCTATGTAAATCTATCATCCATTTTGGATTCGTACTATTCAACACTGTAGGGACGAAGAAAAAATCAAACCCTGGCGTAATTGATTCTAGATTGGAAATTTCTAAAACACAGGGGACTAAAAATTTGCGAATCCTCGCTAATAAATCTAATGTATTTTCAAGGGTAACCCCATCTGTCCCCCCAACGAGGACAGCATCAGTCCCCGATTCACATATGGACTCCAGCTGCTCATCATTAATCTCTTTATTAGGATCGAGTTTAAAGACATGTCGCCATTCACGAATGTTATACATGAATATGCCTCCGTTTCTGCTCACATGATGCCATTATACCATTCTCTGACCTGTGACTAAAGCAATCTCCTAATTGCCAAATGCAAGAATAGTTATAGGAGATGAGCGTGAGCAAGGGCTTTTGAGTGTTGCATAAATTAGTTATAATAAACGTTCATGTTAGATGGGCGAGAAACAATTTTTCGTGGAGTGCATTTCTCATGGCACTAGGGAGAGAGGCTGAAAATTAAAGGACATTGGTTCCTCTATTTGCGAGAAACGGAGGGTTTTTTGAAATTAAAGGACATTGGTTCCTCTATTTCAGCAAATGAGTGCGATTCTGGGGTTCATTTTGCGAAATAAAGGATCGTATGTCCTTTAGCTCATTGAAAACAGCACTTTTTTGAACAATAAGGGATCATATGTCCGCTAAGAATACAACCGATTCACCACCAGCTTTAAGAGAGCTAAAACCCCCGACCTTTAGTTGGGGGCTGTTTCCTGGTTACGCTATATTCAAAAGAAAAAACCCGTCCACTAATGACGGGCCTTCGTATTTTATGAATTTGATTCTTCTTCTTCCTTAATCCGGTTCAATGCCATCGTATAGGCATCGTTTCCATAGTTTAAGCAGCGTTTTACCCTTGAAATCGTAGCTGTACTCGCGCCAGTCTCCGTTTCAATTTTATGATACGTTTTTCCTTCTTGCAGCATTCTGGCTACTTCTAATCTTTGTGCTAGAGATTGAATTTCATTAACCGTACAAAGGTCATCGAAAAAGCGGTAGCACTCCTCTAAATCCTTTAGTGATAAAACTGCTTTAAACAATTGATCTAATTCTCTTCCTCTTAGTTTATCTATTTGCATATTTGGTCTCCTTCTTTTTTAAGAGGTAATCGCTTCAAATGATACAGATTGTGTTAATCCTGGGTTATCGGGGATTACATTAATCCACGTTTTTCCTGTAACTAGTTTGGCCGGTTGTCCATTTTCATAAGGGAGGATTCGTCCATCAACATTTTTCCATTCAATTTTCTTCCATTTTCCTTTTTGTACAAGATATGCCTCTCCGCCGGTACTAAAATCAATATCTCTTCTGCCTTTGTTATCCACCACCTGATGAGGTGCTTCTAAAATCACAATATTATCTAGGAGGACTGGTTCCCCAGACTGATGATCAACTGTTTGCTCACCATTTGTGAACCGCTTGTATTTTTCTGACTCAGGGTCATATTCATAGATGACATCATAAAGCGGCGAATTGTATGTTACC
This genomic window contains:
- a CDS encoding heptaprenylglyceryl phosphate synthase, with translation MYNIREWRHVFKLDPNKEINDEQLESICESGTDAVLVGGTDGVTLENTLDLLARIRKFLVPCVLEISNLESITPGFDFFFVPTVLNSTNPKWMIDLHREAVKNYGEFINWDEMMVEGYCMLNPDSKAFQATESKLIHDEDVLAYATIAEKMFHLPIFYLEYSGIYGDPALVGQVYQKLEKTVLFYGGGIENADQAKQMAERADVIVVGNLIYEDTNTALQTVAAVKDCKKLKKSKAFN
- a CDS encoding YerC/YecD family TrpR-related protein is translated as MQIDKLRGRELDQLFKAVLSLKDLEECYRFFDDLCTVNEIQSLAQRLEVARMLQEGKTYHKIETETGASTATISRVKRCLNYGNDAYTMALNRIKEEEESNS
- the ligA gene encoding NAD-dependent DNA ligase LigA, with the protein product MEQVQAEKRVKELQDLLNQYNYEYHVLDKPSVPDSEYDRLLKELIQLEEKYPHLKTPDSPTGRVGGNVLDAFEKVQHRTPMLSLGNAFNEADLRDFDRKVRQAVGDRYQYVCELKIDGLAVSLRYEDGQFVQGATRGDGTIGEDITANLRTIKSIPLKLTEPVSLEVRGEAYMPKRSFHALNEIKEVNGEEPFANPRNAAAGSLRQLDPKIAASRNLDVFLYAIGDIGTTGVESHSEGLELLEKLGFKTNKERRVCPTIDDVLEYVNSWVEKRASLPYEIDGIVIKVDSLQQQEELGTTAKSPRWAIAYKFPAEEVVTKLTGIELTVGRTGVVTPTAILEPVKVAGTTVKRASLHNEDLIREKDIKIGDYVVIKKAGDIIPEVVKVLAEKRTGEEQSFSMPKECPECHSELVHLDGEVAVRCINPKCPAQIREGLIHFVSRDAMNIDGLGEKVITQLFKENLIEDVADIYRLQFDQLVNLERMGEKSAQNLLDAIEKSKENSLEKLLFGLGIRHVGAKAAKILAQEFGTIDHLRLATVEQLRNINEIGEKMADSIHSYFNLEEAIEVIEELKSLGINMEYKGPRIRALEDVDSYFAGKTIVLTGKLLQLSRDEAKEKIELYGGKVTGSVSKKTDLVIAGEDAGSKLTKAEQLGIEVWNEERFLEELKS
- the pcrA gene encoding DNA helicase PcrA, coding for MQFLTNRLLEGLNDQQKLAVKTTDGPLLIMAGAGSGKTRVLTHRIGYLLVEKGVNPYNILAITFTNKAAREMKERLQKIVALAAEEMWISTFHSMCVRILRRDIDRIGYNRNFSILDTTDQLSVIKGILKDLNIDSKKFDPRMLLGSISSAKNELIDADTFEQNQGGYYDELVAKVYKEYQKRLRKNHALDFDDLIMITIKLFDRVPEVLGYYQRKFQYIHVDEYQDTNRAQYMLVKKLAQRFENLCVVGDSDQSIYRWRGADIANILSFEKDYPKAKVILLEQNYRSTKRILQAANTVIANNLHRKSKNLWTENSEGNKIAYYKALNEQGEAQFVAGKINELVKSGEYSSSDIAILYRTNAQSRVMEEVLLKSNISYSIVGGTKFYDRKEIKDILAYLRLISNPDDDISLERIINVPKRGIGASSLDKIANYAAQRDMSLYQALGEVDFIGLSPKITQAAADFHQFINQFSNMQDYLSVTELTEEVIEKTGYEEMLKAENSLEAQSRLENLEEFLSVTKSFEERNEDDKSLIAFLTDLALVADIDRLDEQDTNDGNVTLMTLHSAKGLEFPVVFLLGMEEGVFPHSRSLMEEDEMEEERRLAYVGITRAEEQLYLTSAEMRTLFGRTNFNLESRFIKEIPADLIEFLNMQEKTSPSFSSVSNKKVSSPFTQPVQRPQKTGNDELDWKVGDKVNHKKWGPGTVVSVKGEGEGKELDIAFPSQGVKRLLATFAPIEKV